In the genome of Hymenobacter cellulosivorans, one region contains:
- a CDS encoding DUF2157 domain-containing protein has translation MIDKILAALRGAGLLSAEQADGIATYEREKPFSLYYELRTLLSLGVTLLSTGLGLLIYKNIDTLGHGVIVALIALLSAAGFTYAYRQRQPFSWQANPKPSNSADYALLLACLTLLTLVGYLQYQYGIFGQRYGLLVLLPTLVFFYCAYRFDHRGVLSMALTGLAAWVGVSIAPASVFTQNNYSLPHLDAVAIGLGLLLASAGLAAEYLDRKKHFGYTYMLLGSNLALVALLTAMFRGSYEAASFLPPVLAALLIIGLSAALYWYARRTHSYVFVLLGALYGYIAVTYLYFRFSDLIRDFELTGFLYFPASTVAVILLLLNLKKIVGSHEQKGL, from the coding sequence ATGATAGACAAAATACTGGCGGCCCTGCGGGGTGCCGGGTTATTGTCGGCCGAGCAGGCCGATGGTATTGCCACCTACGAGCGGGAAAAGCCCTTTTCGTTGTATTACGAGTTGCGCACGTTGCTCTCGTTGGGCGTCACGCTACTGAGCACCGGGCTGGGCCTGCTCATTTACAAGAACATCGATACGCTGGGGCACGGCGTGATTGTGGCGCTCATTGCCCTGCTTTCGGCGGCGGGCTTCACGTATGCGTACCGGCAACGGCAGCCGTTTTCCTGGCAAGCCAACCCCAAGCCCTCCAACAGCGCCGACTACGCCCTGCTGCTAGCCTGCCTGACGCTGCTTACCCTGGTGGGCTACCTGCAATACCAGTACGGCATCTTTGGGCAGCGCTACGGCCTGCTGGTGCTCCTGCCCACGCTGGTGTTCTTCTATTGCGCTTACCGATTTGACCACCGCGGGGTGTTATCCATGGCCCTGACCGGGCTGGCGGCCTGGGTGGGCGTGTCCATAGCCCCGGCTTCGGTCTTTACCCAGAACAACTATTCCCTGCCCCACCTCGACGCGGTAGCCATTGGGCTAGGCTTGTTGCTGGCCAGCGCGGGCCTGGCCGCGGAGTATCTGGACCGGAAAAAGCACTTTGGCTACACTTACATGCTGCTGGGCAGCAATCTGGCCCTGGTAGCCCTGCTGACCGCCATGTTTCGGGGCAGCTACGAGGCGGCGAGCTTCCTGCCGCCCGTGCTGGCCGCCCTGCTCATTATCGGGCTCAGTGCGGCCCTATATTGGTACGCCCGCCGCACGCATTCTTACGTGTTTGTGCTGCTGGGGGCCCTGTATGGCTACATTGCCGTGACCTACCTCTACTTCCGGTTCTCCGATTTGATCCGGGATTTTGAACTGACGGGCTTCCTGTACTTTCCGGCCTCGACGGTGGCCGTGATATTGCTGCTGTTGAATCTGAAAAAAATTGTGGGAAGCCATGAGCAAAAAGGCCTATAA
- a CDS encoding alkaline phosphatase PhoX, with product MKPTLTLFSTALLASLAARAQSPCPTLPADHISRFTSVLPSTQPQDLRIPSTHTFQMLVQGGAAYSTAADGNVKESFDFTGYVPINGSSTNGYLSINHEGSSTATSGVSMLDLSFNAATKLWSVTAKNPVNFAPIVGTFNNCSGGVTPWNTVVTCEENTPTAPTDSNNDGYLDFGWNVEMDPATRTVKDQDGNGTPDKLWRMGRFKHENVVVAPDRKTVYEGADEGSTLSFVYKYVADVAGNLRNGNLYVLKLDGAIGTATTGTWIQVPNTTPAECNNTAATALALGATSFNGVEDVDISPVTGQIYFAAKGPGTTYRFTDGATTVSNFEIFVGNSPGLPTAPTPSTTVQLP from the coding sequence ATGAAACCGACCCTTACCCTCTTCTCCACGGCGCTGCTGGCCAGCCTGGCCGCTCGCGCCCAGAGCCCCTGCCCTACCCTGCCCGCCGACCACATCAGCCGCTTCACCTCGGTACTGCCCTCCACCCAGCCCCAGGACCTGCGCATTCCTAGCACCCACACCTTCCAAATGCTGGTGCAGGGCGGAGCAGCCTACTCTACCGCTGCCGACGGCAACGTAAAGGAATCCTTCGACTTCACCGGTTACGTGCCCATCAACGGTAGCAGCACCAACGGCTATCTGTCCATCAACCACGAAGGCTCATCGACCGCCACTTCGGGCGTGAGCATGCTGGATTTGAGCTTTAACGCTGCCACCAAGCTGTGGAGCGTAACGGCCAAAAACCCCGTGAACTTCGCACCCATCGTAGGCACGTTCAACAACTGCTCGGGCGGCGTGACGCCCTGGAACACTGTGGTTACCTGCGAGGAAAACACGCCCACGGCTCCCACCGATAGCAACAACGACGGTTACCTCGACTTCGGCTGGAACGTGGAAATGGACCCGGCCACCCGCACCGTGAAAGACCAGGACGGCAACGGCACCCCCGACAAGCTCTGGCGTATGGGCCGCTTCAAGCACGAAAACGTAGTAGTGGCCCCCGACCGGAAAACCGTGTACGAAGGTGCCGACGAAGGCTCCACGCTGAGCTTCGTGTATAAGTACGTGGCCGACGTGGCCGGCAACCTGCGCAACGGCAACCTCTACGTGCTCAAGCTCGATGGGGCCATCGGTACGGCTACCACCGGCACCTGGATTCAGGTGCCCAACACCACCCCGGCCGAGTGCAACAACACCGCCGCTACGGCCCTGGCCCTAGGCGCGACGAGCTTCAACGGCGTGGAAGACGTGGACATCAGCCCCGTGACCGGCCAGATTTACTTCGCGGCTAAAGGCCCCGGTACCACCTACCGCTTCACCGACGGCGCCACGACGGTCAGCAACTTTGAAATCTTTGTGGGCAACTCGCCCGGGTTACCAACCGCACCTACCCCATCAACTACGGTACAGCTACCGTAA
- a CDS encoding type IX secretion system plug protein — protein MLRYSLPALLLLATACVPLGTPITDPNAPRGSQPRPAEYYADKTLRYEDYTYSPDVRSVQCYVATGQNTEIFQPPVVPISQQQPIVLEFDLLGNGSQRLTAKLVHCDVDWKPSVLTDLQFLSEINEFLITDYRTGVNVKVPYYHYRMQVPRVKLSGNYLLVVSSGGGVPVLTRRLLVYENGVEVGIRQGIPVAGQERYTMQQVDFSISYNGLNLVNPSQEVKVMLRQNFRWDNAKTNLRPTFVRDAERRLDYQYFNFENAFPASSEFRYFDMRSVRTMGAGIAQLDPTTSPRTVVLSPEATRNGQSYTQFDDINGQRLFESREYGDGDTNGDYANVTFQLRAAQPAPGPVYVFGALTDWKLQDEFKLTYNTEQQQYTGTALLKQGYYNYYYVVGKSTGAPDDVYFEGSHQETENQYDLLVYYRPRAPAPTCLSATRASPSTAAGRR, from the coding sequence ATGCTCCGTTATTCCCTGCCCGCCCTGCTGCTGCTGGCTACTGCCTGTGTCCCGCTGGGTACGCCCATCACCGACCCTAACGCCCCGCGCGGCAGCCAGCCGCGGCCCGCAGAATACTACGCCGACAAAACCCTGCGCTACGAGGACTATACCTATAGTCCCGATGTGCGCTCGGTGCAGTGCTACGTCGCTACGGGCCAGAACACCGAGATTTTTCAGCCCCCGGTGGTGCCCATCAGCCAGCAGCAGCCTATCGTGCTGGAGTTTGATCTTCTGGGCAACGGCTCCCAGCGCCTTACCGCCAAGCTCGTACACTGCGACGTGGACTGGAAACCCTCGGTACTGACGGATTTGCAGTTTCTGAGCGAAATCAACGAGTTCCTCATTACCGATTACCGCACCGGCGTCAACGTGAAGGTGCCCTACTACCACTACCGGATGCAGGTGCCCCGGGTCAAGCTCAGCGGCAACTACCTGCTCGTGGTCAGCAGCGGGGGCGGCGTGCCGGTACTCACGCGCCGGTTGCTGGTTTATGAAAACGGGGTGGAAGTAGGCATCCGGCAGGGTATTCCGGTGGCCGGGCAGGAGCGCTATACCATGCAGCAAGTCGATTTTTCCATCAGCTACAACGGCCTGAACCTGGTCAATCCGAGCCAGGAAGTGAAGGTGATGCTGCGCCAAAACTTCCGCTGGGACAACGCCAAAACCAATCTGCGCCCCACCTTCGTGCGCGACGCCGAGCGGCGGCTCGACTACCAGTACTTCAACTTCGAAAACGCTTTCCCGGCCAGCAGCGAGTTCCGTTACTTCGACATGCGTTCGGTGCGCACCATGGGCGCGGGCATAGCCCAGCTGGACCCCACTACTTCGCCCCGCACCGTGGTGCTCAGCCCCGAAGCTACCCGCAACGGGCAGAGCTATACCCAGTTCGACGACATCAACGGGCAGCGCCTGTTTGAAAGCCGGGAGTACGGCGACGGCGACACCAACGGCGACTACGCCAACGTCACGTTTCAGCTGCGCGCGGCCCAGCCCGCGCCGGGCCCGGTCTACGTCTTCGGCGCCCTCACCGACTGGAAGCTCCAGGACGAGTTTAAGCTCACCTACAATACCGAGCAGCAGCAGTACACCGGCACAGCCCTACTCAAGCAGGGCTACTACAACTACTATTACGTAGTGGGCAAATCCACCGGCGCCCCCGACGACGTGTACTTCGAAGGCAGCCACCAGGAAACCGAAAACCAGTACGACCTGCTCGTCTATTACCGCCCCCGGGCACCCGCGCCGACCTGCTTATCGGCTACCAGAGCATCGCCGTCAACAGCCGCAGGCCGTAGGTGA
- a CDS encoding leucine-rich repeat domain-containing protein: MRLGKLLFSLLGVALQALQGNTCLAQSAPPCANPAAFTLTEALSRPACVRELNVRGQSLELLPASVAQLGSLRRLYAHENHLRHLPASLTQLDSLQVLFLNKNGLLDLPADLGRLHRLQQLQIDQNQLTELPPSIGGLDSLRFLLTAWNNFTSLPEQLGQLSQLEYFDGSHNQLLFLPATLPRLRGLRYVYLNDNKLQRLPEQLGQLGRLQELNLANNQLEALPKSLGSCQELKVLIVSGNQLKALPNSLGELQNLEILIANDNQLRALPRSLSRLPKLKTIIVKGNAFDPAARQRAQAQLPQAHIYFQ, encoded by the coding sequence GTGCGCCTCGGCAAGCTTCTCTTCTCACTACTCGGTGTTGCCCTGCAGGCTCTGCAGGGCAACACTTGTTTGGCCCAATCGGCACCACCCTGCGCTAATCCGGCTGCCTTCACCCTGACGGAGGCCCTGAGCAGACCCGCCTGCGTGCGGGAGCTCAACGTGCGGGGCCAAAGCCTGGAGCTGCTGCCGGCCAGCGTGGCCCAGCTCGGGAGCCTGCGCCGTCTCTACGCCCACGAAAACCATCTGCGTCACCTGCCCGCCAGCCTTACCCAGCTCGACAGCCTGCAGGTGCTGTTTCTCAACAAGAACGGCCTGCTGGACCTACCCGCCGACCTGGGCCGCCTGCACCGCCTGCAGCAACTGCAAATCGACCAGAACCAGCTGACCGAGCTGCCGCCCAGCATCGGCGGGCTCGACAGTCTGCGTTTCCTGCTTACGGCCTGGAACAACTTCACCTCGCTGCCCGAGCAGCTGGGCCAGCTCAGCCAGCTTGAGTACTTCGACGGCTCCCACAACCAGCTGCTGTTTCTGCCCGCCACCCTGCCCCGCCTGCGCGGCCTGCGCTACGTGTACCTGAACGATAATAAGCTCCAGCGCCTGCCCGAACAGCTTGGGCAGCTCGGCCGTTTGCAGGAGCTGAATCTGGCCAACAACCAGCTCGAAGCCCTGCCCAAAAGCCTGGGCAGCTGCCAAGAGCTCAAAGTGCTCATTGTGTCGGGCAACCAGCTGAAGGCCTTGCCCAACAGCCTGGGCGAGCTGCAAAACCTGGAAATCCTGATTGCCAACGACAACCAGCTTCGGGCCCTACCTCGCTCTTTAAGCCGGCTTCCGAAGCTCAAAACCATCATTGTGAAGGGCAACGCCTTCGACCCGGCGGCCCGCCAACGCGCCCAGGCTCAGTTGCCCCAGGCCCACATCTACTTCCAATGA
- a CDS encoding T9SS type A sorting domain-containing protein, which produces MTFDSQGNLYILQDGGRNHVWVVRPCHTQANPAVELFAVTPNGCEPTGMTFSPDEKFMFISIQNPDPTNTLATTDAAGQAVVFNKSTTLVISRKGVLGTTLATEKAQPELAKADVFPNPATGAELTVELTNNRKEAATLQVFNSLGARVLEQTTVLNQGVNSLRVPVSKLRSGHYTLVVKTATTSTTRPFIKQ; this is translated from the coding sequence CTGACCTTCGACTCCCAGGGCAACCTCTACATTCTGCAGGATGGCGGCCGCAACCACGTGTGGGTGGTGCGCCCCTGCCACACCCAGGCCAACCCGGCCGTGGAGCTGTTTGCCGTGACGCCCAACGGCTGTGAGCCCACCGGCATGACCTTCTCGCCCGACGAGAAATTCATGTTCATCTCCATTCAGAACCCTGACCCGACCAACACGCTGGCTACGACAGATGCCGCCGGTCAGGCCGTAGTATTCAACAAGTCGACGACTCTGGTTATCAGCCGCAAAGGCGTGCTGGGCACGACCCTGGCCACGGAAAAAGCTCAGCCTGAGCTGGCCAAAGCCGATGTATTCCCCAACCCCGCTACCGGTGCTGAGCTGACCGTGGAGCTGACCAACAACCGCAAGGAAGCCGCCACGCTGCAGGTATTCAACAGCCTCGGTGCCCGGGTGCTGGAGCAAACCACGGTGCTGAACCAGGGTGTTAACAGCCTGCGCGTACCGGTGAGCAAGCTGCGCAGTGGCCACTACACGCTGGTTGTGAAAACTGCCACTACTTCCACGACTCGCCCCTTTATCAAGCAATAG
- the arr gene encoding NAD(+)--rifampin ADP-ribosyltransferase has product MIPTENEQPLYHGTKADLQPGDLIEPGFNSNYGQRKKATYVYLTATLDAATWGAELAQGAGPGRIYHVEPTGPLEDDPNLTDKKFPGNPTKSYRSRHPLRVCGEVTGWPGHSPEQLKAMHDNLARLKQLGIEAIED; this is encoded by the coding sequence ATGATACCCACTGAGAATGAGCAGCCGCTTTATCATGGCACGAAGGCCGATCTGCAGCCCGGCGACCTGATTGAACCGGGCTTCAATTCAAACTATGGCCAGCGGAAAAAGGCTACCTATGTGTACCTGACCGCCACCCTGGACGCGGCTACCTGGGGAGCCGAGCTGGCCCAGGGTGCAGGACCCGGCCGAATCTACCATGTAGAGCCAACCGGTCCGCTAGAAGACGACCCCAACCTGACGGACAAAAAGTTTCCCGGCAACCCAACCAAATCGTACCGCTCCCGGCACCCGCTGCGGGTATGCGGGGAGGTCACTGGTTGGCCGGGCCACTCCCCCGAACAGCTCAAAGCCATGCACGACAACCTTGCGCGACTGAAGCAGCTCGGCATTGAGGCCATTGAGGACTAA